The segment TTTGGATCATTGATATAGGATCTCTATTATAAAGTTTTGATCTGACTGGATCTGAGTTCAAATCTGATCAATCTGATTCTAacctgaatatatatatatatatataacatgaaaaaaaaatgtaGCATCAAAAATTTAGAGAAGCCAAGAGGAAATATAAAAGCTGACGTAAAATATATAATAACTATGAATGTAGATAATATGAGTCAAGTGAGAAAGACTCAACGTGACTCATCTGCACCTATATTCTCAATGATCAAATAACTAATTAGGCACTTCATGTGAATCTAGATTTCTTTAAGAGAGTCTAGTTTTTTCTCTTGTAGATAGATTAAACATGGAAGACAAGGGTTCTTGTGACTCCGTGAGCTGGAACCTTTGTCTAGCTGAAGTAAGCCACTGCAATCCATTATTCGGACTTTCTAGGGAGAACAAGCTGCAGACAATTTGTGCGAGTTTTCCTATGGGCGTAACAGCCAGCGCCATGCCATCCAATCCCATAGGAAATATGGCAACTATTTATCACCCTCCTTACCTTTCTTTTTAAAACTTTGGGCACGCCATATGTTGGTCTATCTGAAGTCACCTCATGAATGGCACCAGCTTAGATAACCTGCCTTGTAAATTTTGTAATGTGTGATTGTTTTTTTTGTAAATTTCATGTCATCCTAAAGCTACAACTAATTAGGCCATCATCATCGTCATTAAAGCTACAAGTTATTGCCTTTGGCTTGACTTATCGCTACCAAAGAATGTTAGGTTTCCGAGATTTGAGCCATGAAATCGTTGGTGGGCATTAACTGGGTGCCTTCCAACTAATCAATGGCTTCACATTGGCCCAGCAAATCGAGAGGAGATCCAAGGGAGAGATCTTTAGCATTGTCCTATTCAATTAATTCCAAATCAAATTGATGTTTTGCTAACCTAATCTTGACCTTGTCGAGTAGTATATAGGTCTAGCCTAATTGATATCGGTTTAACTAGCCTAAGTGACACCACCTACTGGTTGGTTGAATGGGTTAAACTTTTTCGGTAGAATAGCTTCTGTAATGAGTCAGGTACTTGTTCAATTGGAGTTACACCTTCGGTTAACAACTGGGGTTGATATAGGCTGAGATGATGGAATTGGCATTGTTAATGTTGTATTATTCTGTTTGTGACGAATGGGCCATGTTTCTTTAATCTATGTAGTCCACTAGCTTAATTGGCTAAATtatcaaagaaaaatcaaaatttatgccTCCTACTTAGTTTTTTAGAATTATCCGCAGATAATATCCAAGAAAATAAAAGTTACACCTCCTAATTGGCTAAAATATCAAATACTAtaagttgaaattttttttatcctaagATCGTattgatgtgtgtgtgtgtgaagaaATTAGCTAAGATATGCATAACAGCTTGATTAGCTTTTCCTCAACTTTTTGTTTAACATATGCTTATATTAAATTCCTCTTTATCTTTATCTATTCCCTTACATCCCCTTATGTCATGATGGATTCTGGTCCAACACTAAGATGGCATCCATTAATCATCATTCAATAACTTCATAACTATTTCCAGTCAAATTTATCTCGCCTTCTCAACAAGATGCCTTCATTCAATCTTTCTTTTCACATTTTTGCTCCTCCAAGCAATTATCTTTCTCGTGTCTAGCTATGATGGTGCAACCATCTATTATCACAACTGACTATATGTTTTTGATCAAGTTAACCTTGTTAGTGGCTTTAACTGTTTGATTTTTACCACCAGGGCTTTCTTGCAATCAGATGAAGAGGGCATCAGGCAATTGCTTCTGATCAAAACATTGGTCTCCTAGATTAATTACAGAATCTCGAGTAACGAAGGAAGAGACTTTACTTCGGCCAATATATTGTCACTAAATTTgtcaatatttaaaaaagaaaTCTCCAGGAAAGTGAAAGATAAATAAGGAAAAGTAACTAGCAAGAATATTAGCATgcgtatatatatagagagagagtgagagagagcctATTAATCAAGCCACGCTCTAAGGCATCGTCCTTCGAGAAAGATTCGCCCCCACAAGATGCAGCTTGGCAGCTTTCTCTCAAATACAACAATCTTCCTGTGAACTGTGGCATTCAATAGTGGTACTAAAACTTCAACTATATCACATCAGTCacccaaaatttaatttgaagatgGTGTTAGAGAAGAGAAGGCTCAAAGCTTCAAAAATCTCATAAAGACAACCATTCCTTGATTTGGGCCATCCGAATTAGAAATAATTAGACCTTAATGGAATAAAAACCAGTTGATTGAACCAACCAAGTTATCACTCAAATAGGGTAATCTACtttgaataaaataaataaaaccaCGTGATAAACAAGGTCAATTCTCACAGATAAATGTGCTTAAAGTCATAAATGATAGGATTGGCTAAACAAGGCATACAATAACCAGGGAATGGAAAGAGTACGTGCCTAAATTTGCCATGACATGGTATTCTCATGTCCACATGTGGCTAACCCCAACAAGTTATGACAAACACGACAGCAAATATAATGGTGACTTTTGTTACTGGGCAATCTGATGTTCGGTTATGGAGGCAGGGTAAGGCTTGCTCGTAGGCTCTGTGAGATTTTCTGTATCTTGATTTATTGGACTGCTCTCGCATTAGATTAGTATGACCGTCCGTTTGtaccaaaaaataataaaaaaaataataataaatttaataaattatgccAATCATGTACCATACATCAAGTTCGGACGTGATGGCTCCACAAAATCCAAACTTTCtaaaatataaatagtaatttAAAATATACTGAAGTTAATAATGATTTCTAACAATATCAACTAATAATTACAAGGATAATATATACTGTGCTTTGCAGGGTATCATTCATTGAATGCCTAGTATTTATAATTTCAACCAATATTCCCATGGGCGTTACTAACTCATACTAACAATATCAACTCATAATTACACAGAAAATGTGGAATATGTTTTGCATATATATGACATCCATGAGTGCATGGTACTGATTTCATCCAATAGTTTGGCCAAGAAGAGAACCTTGATCCGGTTGAGAAATAGAGGTTACATTCCTTAGAGTCCCATGGATGTTactaaatctgccaatatttCAAAATATATCATCTAACAATAACAGGGATAATATGGAATCTGTTTTGTGTGTACCACATCAATGAatgtgttatagcccaagcccatctagcaagacccaagcccaggaaaaaaaaaaaaaaaggagaaaacaggagatcgggaagaagactcccgataggagtcttcttctccgatcaaaccTTGGAgatcggagtcctaggacctctcggagtcctagggcctctataaaaagacctcccCTTTCCTTAGAAATCGATCAtcggccctcttcccctctccttctccctgatttttcgattcggagccgcggacaccgttttgtTCTTGCCGTGATTGTTCGCCGGTGGGGTCATCGGAGGCCGAAGTAAGTCTTCctccctttcctctcttccttcctcttcctcccgtACCTTTGCGCGtgactgccggcgacgggtgtcgccgatttttgatcggaaaagagacccctgttttggcctcttttctcttggatttttcggcgccggcgatcgcaatcgaccgccggccatgcttcTCCGTAACCAggagagtggcccccctctgccgtcggtCTCCGCtgtggcggccgcggcctgaatggcccggcaaaaggaggggaccgccggtcctctgttccggcgtggaaggagccgagaagaagaacagaaaaaaagaagaaaaagaagaaaaagaaaagaaaagaaaagaaaaagaagaaaaagaaaaaaaaaaaaaagaaaagaaaagaaaaagaagaaaaagaaagaaaaaaaaggagagagaaactttctctctctgctctctctctcttagatttttaagatttatggaattaattaaaataaaaataaaaaataataaaaataaataaatatataataataattaaaagaaatataagtagggttttcatggattagtccgaaaattctgaatgctgtcgtcaagttgatccatgtggggacattagattttaataattttaattatttttaattcgatgaaattttaattaaaaatatgatatttgacgtatcaggttagagaaggattttcgagatttctagaattcctagtttggattttcttttgaggtaagtagtatttacttttattgaatttatctgataaattataaattctgaattaaataagtttatgcatgcttgtgattgaaattatttattgaaataattgttgaaattatttatgattaaaattaattgtaaaattatttatgattgaattatttgttgaacaattattatgatgatgtatgatcacaaagaatgatatgattgatttgactcgaatatcatttatattatttttaaaaataatatataattggaagataatatgaaattgacaacctgactatgtaaggaccccgcaatgggggcatatacgttggtaattgattgtctgaggatttatgtcgccagcgagacagCGACATAtcgcagagagaccagcgacaaactgccagcgagaccagcggttccaaaggacttggctgccagatgattcgcagcccaccgcaagtagatacgcggtattatgaccctgccacaggataatgtgtcatagtcatggttggtaagaagaacttaagaaaatgatgaatttagatgataagcataatttaaattatgatgagttgaattttatatatgattgatagtatgattatgatttcataaattacatattgattttgttattatcagtaaatcgatatgtatagtattatttgcttgatttattcagttaaaggtatacactgcttactggactatttagctcacaatgagttttatgtttttcttacagattaaaaaattagcgtgatgcgggatttcggttggagagcgattagagatggagttaactcattgatttaggattttctcagaattgattcaagacttttattttctttagtgttgactttgtcagacaattatttttttttggatactgagttttgatttgttatttaaaCTAAGTTTGatttttagaaatttaaaaaaatgatttaactttatgtgtaaatatcatgatgagatgccttgcatgttatgaaaaatttttatgagtatgcgggTTGCCAGACCTTCGATTCAAATTTCGGATCGGGAGGTGACAGAATGTATAATTACGGTTTCAACCAATGTTATGGCCCACAAGAGAGATTGAGAAATGAGGTTAAGTGCATTCCTCGCACTCTCATGGGTGAACCATTCAATGCCTATCCAAATAGACTGATACCACTATGCTTAGCCCTCAGAAAACTTCAACTTAACTATGAGTCATTAGGAGCATAAAGGTTTACATATATGAGTACGTCCATATTTTGTCATTGCCAGATCCAACCTAGAAACACATGAGAGATGTATGAGCAGAAGCTGAAGTGaacttgacttttttttttttttttgaaagatattttttattaatatttaaaaaaaaattatcaaaacatCCAGTACTAATGCATCGAATCGCATCAGTATTTAAGCCTGCTTGATAGGGTTATTACTACGATAGGTGGGCACCAATCATTAGTCAACTCCACGATTGATCAGGCAACCAAAATTTGGTTCTTAACTAAATTCTATTGATACCAAGTCAAGCGCATGCTTGTTGAATTAAAACCAGAAAAGCCCTCCCcatggattttttttaaattaaaacatCGACAGAGTGTAAGGTTGGAACCATCGTTTTCTTTGACATTTTCCACCAGTAGTCCGACATCCAGTCACACGTGGCAATTTCTCATTTGGCAATCAAGTTCAGATGCCGAACGCCACATCTCCTACGACGCCGACCCAAGATTCATGCCAATGGATCCCGGACGTCTGGCGCGAACGGACACGGTACGCCATAAATCTATGGGTGTACACGTAATATATAATTGGAAATATCTCGGCCGTCTAAAAAAGAGACCGGTATACGTTCCCGATCTAGTGGATACGGATGAAACAACCGTAGCGGCCGCGGGACACCCGCGTCTGGGGGATGACAGTGTTAGTGATCCATCGAATGGACGGTGGCGATTTTGAGGCGGGACGCGGGCCCCACCGTACCGGAAATCCCCGGGGCCGCTGAAATAAGCCAGGTGGATTCCCGGACGCCGACTGTTGGTATTCCTAGCCGCTGTTTCAACCCACCAACGGGCTTACGGTCACGCGAATTCTTTGTGCACAGCAGACGCAAAatatagttattattttttaatatatatttaatatttataaattaattttttatttaaaaattttatatgataaaaatatttattttttaaaaaaattataatattttatattcataataTGACATTCTGCGTCTATAATGTACACAgatgtgataatttttttttaaaatttgagatatttttgttattcaaaattttcaaacgaaaaaatcgacCTGCAGATATTAGATATGCgttgaaaaatagttagataaaAATGATTctcttatattataatattcgagaccatattatgacattctggacTAAATTAcgtcacaggatatcataattttttttcaaaaaataataatattttcatcatataaaatttttaaataaaaaaatcgatcagtagatattaaatacgtattgaaaagcGATAACTACGTGGATCAAATAGGTAAGCGATGCACTCTATGTCAGATTTTTTATACCGCGATGTGCACAAAGAATCTCTCTTATGGTCGCCGAATAGTGATGGTTTTCCGTTCCGATCCAACCTATTCCATTTGTTGGTCAGGATTCAATTTTAAGTTATCGAGACCGACTAATTCCACAAAGAGGTCGGGCTTCAACACTTAGACCAGCATTGTGGCTCATAATTTTGGGGTAGCTTGGGTCGGCTTAAGGGATTGAGCTAGCCCATTGTTCCAACAACTTTGAGAGGAGTAAAGGAGGTGGATGCCAAGGGGTAGAAGCCTAGACTATTGCAAATTTGAGGTTTGCGTAATAACCAAGGAATATTTGTTGCGCGACCGTAATAAAACGGTATGAATACGGGAGCGGTTGGACTGAGGAAGCCCCTGGTTAAGTTGGAGCGAGCCCACGGTTTTGAACTTTCCTTAGGTGCCAAAGGTGGTAATACCTTCTACATTTAAAGACTTTCTAGTTCAAGACCAATCATATCTATAAATCCATTCACATGGATGCCATTAGAGTTGATGAATGGTGCCATTTATCCAAGACAGATCCAGCCATGGCTGTCCACTTTAAGGAAAGGAGCAAAGTTCAATGGCTTTACGACGCCTGCAGCGTGGTTTTCTCCTCCGAGAAGAAAGGGTCTCCAGCCGCAAGCAGATCGGATGGCTACGAGGGATCCTTGGTAACAAAAACTTCACCATATCAAGCTTCCTTTATATGCTTGCAGCGATGttcttaaatctttttttttcttgctgtttTGATTCATGGATTCTAGACAACATCGAACCGGTCGACGTTGGAATTGATGGGTCAAGCGATGGAAGATCGCGGGTGGATGAGTCGAGTATAGTGAGTCGAGATGGGTTGATCGTAGGGCAGGTCTTGACGCAGATTACGTATGTACACATCTATGAATCTGATGATTTTTCGGTACGTAACTCTTCGATCCATCTTCTAATGCACATGCTTGTTCATTTGAAGCTGAATGTTGTATGATCATGAGTACTTTTATGAAGTTTTAAAAATTAGTGTCATAGATCGAATCCTCTAAGAGGCATGTTTTGTATCAGTATCACGTAGAGTTGTACAATTTGAAATGGCCACCATGTCATTTGATATGGCTATCAAACAAGATATGGTGGATTGCGTGCTATGCATGACAGCTATCCTTATCCAAGGACATGACATCATCTACAGTTGCATAGCTCTCTGTGATGCAAAAAAAACATGCACCAAATCCCCACTTGTAGTTTGCTTGCTAACAACAAAGTATGGATCGAGTCGCCATCATGGTTCAAATGGAACAAATTAAGTTGATCTCCATCAAATCTTCTAGAAGTGTGGCGTTCAATGTGATATTGGATTCCATGTTTTAGTTTGTCAAGACACATTTAATAGTTTCTTTAGTTCGACGTCGGATTAAATGAATCATTGACAATAGATTTGGCATGGCAGATGGGAGTGTTCTGCTTCCCAGCTGGAGCAAAACTACCGCTCCATGATCACCCAGGGATGGTGGTCCTTAGCAAAGTATTGTATGGTTCAGCCTCGGTGAAGTCCTATGATTGGGTTGACACCCCGAGTTCACGACGAAGGGAGGGTAAGCAAATCTTAAAACGAGCTAAGCCCTTCATCTAGCATGCTGGTCTTTTAAAACTCTGTTGCAGTGACTTTGATCAAGGAGTACTTGTAtaatattgatcaaattaaatcttGATTTGGTCCTatgtataatatttataacaattTCCTATTAAAGCTATGCTTAATCTCTTGGCAATAT is part of the Elaeis guineensis isolate ETL-2024a chromosome 15, EG11, whole genome shotgun sequence genome and harbors:
- the LOC105058446 gene encoding LOW QUALITY PROTEIN: plant cysteine oxidase 3 (The sequence of the model RefSeq protein was modified relative to this genomic sequence to represent the inferred CDS: inserted 4 bases in 3 codons); the protein is MVPFIQDRXPAMAVHFKERSKVQWLYDACSVVFSSEKKGSPAXKQIGWLRGILDNIEPVDVGIDGSSDGRSRVDESSIVSRDGLIVGQVLTQITYVHIYESDDFSMGVFCFPAGAKLPLHDHPGMVVLSKVLYGSASVKSYDWVDTPSSRRREGGLAKVVANDQVLEAPCKASVLFPXRGGNIHSFTALTPCAILDVLAPPYAEKRGRPSNYYSETPIPSRPGHSILERRGLPEDLVVVGARYRGPELIVDADF